Proteins from a genomic interval of Methanohalophilus levihalophilus:
- the modB gene encoding molybdate ABC transporter permease subunit, whose product MIEDAWIPLLITLKVAGLSTIFVAILGIVISYLLARREFRGKWAADTLVTLPLVLPPTVTGYLLVVLLGKNGIIGQPLFDLTGWAILFTWQAAVIAAFVVSLPLMVKTTAAAISGVDRELEYAAYTLGHSELETMLFVTLPLAKKGILAGLVLSFARAVGEFGATLMVAGNLPGQTNTMSLSIYTAFQSGNDTLANILVVTLVLVSLIAMGLTAKLIDRWSV is encoded by the coding sequence ATGATTGAAGATGCATGGATTCCCCTGTTAATTACTTTAAAAGTAGCTGGATTGTCTACTATTTTTGTAGCTATACTTGGAATTGTCATCTCATATCTTCTGGCACGAAGGGAATTTCGGGGAAAATGGGCTGCTGATACTCTGGTAACCCTTCCTCTTGTACTGCCTCCGACTGTTACTGGTTACCTGCTGGTTGTATTGCTGGGGAAAAACGGAATAATAGGTCAACCTCTTTTTGATCTTACCGGCTGGGCAATCCTTTTCACATGGCAGGCTGCGGTAATTGCGGCTTTTGTCGTATCCCTCCCGCTCATGGTTAAGACAACAGCAGCTGCAATCAGTGGTGTTGACCGGGAACTTGAGTACGCTGCCTACACCCTGGGTCATAGTGAACTGGAAACGATGCTTTTTGTCACACTTCCTCTGGCAAAGAAAGGAATTCTGGCAGGACTCGTTTTGAGTTTTGCAAGGGCTGTAGGTGAATTCGGGGCTACATTAATGGTTGCGGGCAATCTTCCCGGGCAGACTAATACGATGTCCCTATCCATCTATACGGCATTCCAGTCAGGTAATGATACACTTGCGAACATCCTTGTGGTGACTCTTGTTCTGGTTTCATTGATTGCTATGGGTTTGACTGCAAAACTAATTGATCGCTGGAGTGTGTAA
- a CDS encoding ABC transporter ATP-binding protein codes for MGIAVNVSKEYNSRSRKGKDQDSFLLDIDFEAGDEMVVLFGRSGSGKTTTLRCIAGLETPDSGYIDVNGQTYYESKSGINLQPQYRRPGYVFQNYALFPHMDVKQNIVYGLKGWGKSEKDERLREMLELLHIEGLEDRYPSQLSGGQKQRVALARALAPKPGILLLDEPFSALDMVVRMRLRERIKIIQKELGIPVVFITHSQDEAFSLADRVVVLHNGKVHQTGSSRDVFYSPADREVAELVGVSNIFDNAKVAGCAPEGTVLEGRGLQVVTGSKIADSGDLSWGVRPENVHLKPYGEKSSLGSLNTFAGNTIEITDKGSSKLVAVELDGSDFILLCEIPTRLSVDMPSSRCIVEIAPEDILVFTR; via the coding sequence ATGGGTATTGCAGTAAATGTTTCAAAGGAGTACAATTCCAGAAGCAGGAAGGGTAAAGATCAAGACAGTTTCCTGCTGGACATTGATTTTGAAGCAGGGGATGAAATGGTGGTACTTTTTGGTCGCTCCGGCTCGGGGAAAACCACCACTTTACGCTGTATTGCCGGACTTGAAACTCCTGACAGCGGCTACATAGATGTAAACGGGCAGACCTATTACGAGAGCAAATCCGGAATAAACCTGCAGCCTCAATACCGCAGACCTGGTTACGTGTTCCAGAATTATGCCCTTTTTCCGCATATGGATGTGAAGCAGAATATTGTTTACGGACTCAAGGGCTGGGGCAAAAGCGAGAAGGATGAAAGGTTGCGTGAAATGCTTGAGCTTCTGCACATAGAGGGGCTTGAAGACCGGTATCCTTCACAGTTGTCAGGCGGCCAGAAACAGAGGGTTGCACTGGCACGTGCCCTTGCACCCAAACCCGGAATACTGCTGTTGGATGAACCATTTTCAGCTCTGGATATGGTTGTCAGGATGCGCCTGAGGGAGCGAATAAAGATCATCCAGAAGGAGCTCGGGATTCCTGTGGTATTCATAACCCATAGCCAGGATGAGGCTTTTTCCCTTGCAGACAGGGTTGTTGTTCTTCATAATGGGAAAGTTCATCAAACAGGGAGTTCGAGGGATGTGTTTTATTCTCCGGCTGACAGGGAAGTGGCGGAACTTGTGGGTGTCAGCAACATTTTTGACAATGCAAAAGTGGCTGGTTGTGCACCTGAGGGTACAGTTCTTGAGGGCAGAGGTTTACAGGTTGTTACAGGCAGTAAGATTGCAGATTCAGGCGACCTATCCTGGGGGGTTCGGCCGGAAAATGTACACTTGAAACCTTATGGAGAAAAATCCAGTTTAGGTAGTCTCAATACTTTTGCAGGTAACACAATTGAAATTACCGATAAAGGAAGCAGTAAACTTGTGGCTGTTGAACTTGATGGCAGTGATTTCATATTGCTTTGTGAAATCCCGACCCGACTCTCTGTGGATATGCCATCTTCGCGCTGTATTGTTGAAATTGCTCCCGAAGATATACTTGTTTTTACCCGGTGA
- a CDS encoding OBG GTPase family GTP-binding protein: protein MSVEDEIATIEKEIRDTPYNKATSHHIGKLKAKIAKLREELQKRASAKGGGEGYSVKKSGHATVTLVGFPSVGKSTLLNKLTGAKSEIGAYEFTTLDVIPGVLEHNGATIQILDVPGLVRGAASGRGRGKEVIAVVRNSDLVVFVLDVFQTQHYEVLKQELYDAGVRLDTTPPDVVIKRQDRGGIPISTTLDLELPDDLIKAVLGEYKIHNAHVLIRDHINLDELIDVIMLNRVYIPSVVVINKVDLADEATIQKCRENFPDALLISANEGENVEKVKDLIYDSLDFIRVYLKPQGEAADMDEPLIITYGSTIGDVCDHLHRDFRNKFRYAQIWGDSAKHPGQRAGLEHTLEDGDILTVIIQK, encoded by the coding sequence ATGAGCGTTGAGGATGAGATAGCAACTATCGAAAAGGAAATCCGGGATACTCCATATAATAAGGCTACTTCCCACCATATTGGCAAGCTGAAAGCCAAGATTGCCAAGCTTCGGGAGGAGTTGCAGAAACGAGCTTCAGCGAAAGGTGGAGGTGAGGGCTATTCTGTCAAGAAATCCGGGCATGCTACAGTGACGTTAGTTGGATTTCCATCAGTGGGTAAATCCACATTACTCAACAAGCTCACAGGTGCCAAATCCGAAATTGGTGCATACGAATTCACAACCCTTGATGTTATTCCCGGTGTGCTGGAGCACAATGGAGCCACCATACAGATCCTTGATGTACCGGGACTTGTGAGGGGTGCAGCAAGTGGTAGGGGTCGCGGTAAGGAAGTAATCGCAGTTGTGCGAAACAGTGATCTGGTTGTTTTTGTTCTTGATGTTTTCCAGACCCAGCACTATGAAGTCCTCAAGCAGGAATTGTATGATGCCGGTGTAAGGCTTGATACAACCCCGCCGGATGTTGTTATCAAAAGACAGGATCGGGGTGGCATTCCTATCAGCACAACGCTTGATCTCGAACTGCCAGATGATCTCATAAAAGCGGTACTTGGTGAGTACAAAATTCACAATGCCCATGTGCTTATCAGGGATCACATTAACCTTGACGAGCTCATCGATGTTATCATGCTTAACCGTGTCTACATTCCGTCTGTTGTTGTAATCAACAAGGTTGATCTGGCGGATGAGGCAACCATCCAGAAATGCAGGGAAAACTTCCCCGATGCTCTCCTTATCTCTGCCAATGAAGGGGAAAATGTTGAAAAGGTCAAGGATCTCATTTACGATTCACTTGATTTTATTCGTGTGTACCTGAAACCTCAGGGAGAAGCTGCGGATATGGATGAGCCGTTGATTATCACTTACGGCAGTACGATTGGAGATGTTTGTGATCACCTGCATCGTGATTTCAGAAACAAGTTCAGGTACGCCCAGATTTGGGGCGATTCCGCCAAACATCCCGGACAGCGTGCAGGACTCGAACATACGCTGGAAGACGGTGACATCCTGACTGTTATTATCCAGAAGTAA
- a CDS encoding DUF927 domain-containing protein has translation MPTEIDFQNSLLYETGTVNGIEFDTTPDELKIRNAIEHVTSANCWQGIELPPGYEITNNKLCKMNGKYPICRKPIVLSAIGENIDSGEFWYKITFMDPLERIQEIYAKHEQIIKKNELMKITNQGILVDEKKGAELCEYLADSIDYNATNLKHNMFVSKNGWKNNNEIFVLGNQYYSSEHIGPVRHVNEESVKGLTKKGTLKDWVAGTRDIIAEPIIRFKCYCAVSSNILRLLDMPPYIVDHNGNTSTGKTLSTKFAFSMYGNPEELMLSGQSTPTYLEEMASNYDDFALCIDETSLQSSEILTTIIYMFGNGSGKGRGKKDGGVRKMKRWKSVAFTTGEKPIADADGFGGQQVRVVEIQRELPKLPEIVKTTEDTLAGNYGHVGELFIRKVFEHKDELRSRFAYYRDMFTNNESSTMNRAGTYFAAIAVAGELLEEVFDEIGIEVIDHLELVKDFFNETVKEKPIVPYPVKALRAVNGWFEENRGYFVVNDDMDSYKHAVKYGWITRNGYLDIITSTLKDAMKMQNINLGSVLDSWEKDGIITLSAGRKDFQARHSDGNGGSPRIGVYRFNLEKMREYLE, from the coding sequence ATGCCTACAGAAATTGACTTTCAAAATAGTCTCTTATATGAGACAGGAACAGTAAATGGAATAGAGTTTGACACAACCCCAGATGAGTTAAAAATCCGTAATGCCATTGAGCATGTAACATCTGCAAATTGCTGGCAGGGGATTGAACTTCCACCTGGGTATGAGATTACTAATAACAAACTGTGCAAAATGAATGGAAAATATCCAATTTGCCGAAAGCCTATAGTATTATCTGCAATCGGAGAAAACATTGACAGCGGTGAGTTTTGGTATAAAATTACTTTCATGGATCCTCTTGAAAGAATTCAGGAGATTTATGCAAAGCATGAGCAGATAATAAAGAAAAATGAATTGATGAAGATAACAAACCAGGGCATCCTTGTTGATGAAAAAAAGGGTGCAGAGTTGTGTGAATATTTAGCAGATTCAATTGATTATAATGCAACAAATTTGAAACACAACATGTTTGTCTCGAAAAATGGTTGGAAGAATAATAATGAAATTTTTGTGCTTGGAAATCAGTATTACTCCTCTGAACATATAGGTCCAGTTAGACATGTTAATGAAGAGTCAGTAAAAGGACTAACCAAGAAGGGTACCTTGAAAGATTGGGTGGCAGGTACTAGAGACATCATTGCCGAACCTATCATTCGGTTTAAGTGCTATTGTGCTGTGTCTTCAAATATTTTGAGACTATTGGACATGCCACCTTACATAGTGGATCACAATGGAAACACAAGTACTGGCAAGACTCTGAGTACTAAATTTGCTTTCAGCATGTATGGAAATCCAGAAGAACTCATGCTTTCCGGACAATCTACACCGACTTACTTAGAAGAGATGGCAAGTAACTATGATGATTTTGCTTTGTGCATTGATGAAACCAGTCTACAATCATCTGAAATCCTTACAACTATAATATACATGTTCGGCAACGGTTCTGGAAAAGGGCGTGGAAAAAAGGATGGCGGAGTGAGAAAAATGAAACGCTGGAAAAGTGTTGCATTCACGACTGGTGAAAAACCAATTGCTGACGCCGATGGTTTTGGTGGTCAACAGGTAAGAGTAGTTGAGATCCAGAGGGAGTTGCCAAAGTTGCCTGAAATTGTCAAAACTACCGAAGATACTCTTGCAGGAAACTATGGGCACGTAGGTGAGTTGTTTATCAGGAAAGTATTCGAGCACAAAGATGAACTTCGTTCAAGATTTGCATACTACAGAGACATGTTTACAAATAACGAATCATCTACAATGAATCGGGCTGGAACCTACTTTGCAGCTATTGCAGTTGCAGGCGAGTTGCTGGAGGAAGTCTTTGATGAAATTGGAATTGAAGTTATAGATCATCTTGAGTTAGTGAAAGATTTCTTCAACGAAACTGTGAAGGAGAAACCGATTGTACCATATCCAGTTAAAGCCCTCCGTGCCGTAAACGGTTGGTTTGAAGAGAATAGAGGCTATTTCGTTGTAAATGATGATATGGACTCATACAAGCACGCTGTGAAGTATGGTTGGATTACACGAAATGGATATCTGGACATCATTACTTCCACTTTGAAAGATGCAATGAAAATGCAAAACATAAATCTTGGAAGTGTTCTGGATTCTTGGGAAAAAGATGGCATCATTACTCTTAGTGCTGGAAGAAAGGATTTTCAGGCAAGGCATTCTGATGGCAATGGTGGAAGCCCACGAATTGGTGTATATAGGTTTAACTTGGAGAAAATGAGGGAGTATCTGGAATAA
- a CDS encoding HEPN domain-containing protein, with amino-acid sequence MNLAEELLEIAERDLEASRILHKNKLYPQAAFYFAQSVEKANKSLATLLNNHNEKYLSDKIGHEAIIIHQKSSRRAQQKFGKFLKQSEKHPIYKDLPFFQKEEIKNIVQQSNLAIQTIDEIKEQSDDLIFIKATAINQLLKEIQDEKNQITEEMDTFLKLNIDKNEWSQNVNQIVEWVEKNNFPQEAVLKFKEEAENINFDDAWDALKNYYIINYKNALLTIPLFYLAVITLPLANIARYPEKGKSPLEIFTWKSPLVRKLPSLFEVHLQVIHELREFHELWNNTGDKLYSDTSIDEG; translated from the coding sequence ATGAACTTAGCCGAAGAGTTGTTGGAAATTGCAGAACGGGATCTAGAAGCTTCCAGAATTCTTCACAAAAACAAATTATATCCTCAAGCGGCTTTTTATTTTGCTCAGAGTGTGGAAAAAGCGAATAAATCACTTGCTACGTTACTTAACAATCACAATGAAAAATACCTTTCTGATAAAATCGGGCATGAAGCAATCATTATTCATCAGAAAAGCAGTCGTAGAGCTCAACAAAAATTCGGCAAGTTTCTAAAGCAATCTGAAAAGCATCCAATATATAAAGATCTACCATTTTTTCAAAAAGAAGAGATTAAAAACATTGTTCAGCAATCTAATCTTGCTATTCAGACTATTGACGAAATAAAAGAGCAAAGCGATGATCTGATTTTCATAAAAGCAACAGCCATCAATCAGTTATTAAAGGAAATACAAGATGAAAAAAATCAGATTACTGAAGAAATGGACACATTTCTTAAATTGAATATTGATAAAAACGAATGGTCACAAAATGTCAATCAAATTGTGGAGTGGGTGGAGAAAAATAACTTCCCTCAAGAGGCTGTTCTTAAGTTCAAGGAAGAAGCTGAAAATATAAACTTTGATGATGCATGGGATGCACTAAAAAATTACTACATAATTAATTATAAAAATGCACTCTTAACCATACCTCTTTTTTATTTAGCAGTAATAACTCTGCCTCTTGCTAATATTGCAAGATATCCGGAAAAAGGAAAAAGTCCTCTGGAAATTTTTACTTGGAAATCTCCTCTGGTTAGAAAGCTACCTAGTTTATTTGAAGTTCATTTGCAGGTAATACATGAACTTAGAGAGTTCCATGAGTTGTGGAACAATACGGGTGACAAATTATATTCTGACACTTCTATCGATGAAGGCTGA